Proteins encoded in a region of the Balaenoptera musculus isolate JJ_BM4_2016_0621 chromosome 21, mBalMus1.pri.v3, whole genome shotgun sequence genome:
- the SMIM18 gene encoding small integral membrane protein 18, with product MASQSSSFWNETTTSVYQYLGFQVQKIYPFHDNWNTACFVILLLFIFTVVSLVVLAFLYEVLDCCCCVKNKTVKDLKNEPNPLRSMMDNIRKRETEVV from the coding sequence ATGGCCTCCCAGAGCTCCAGCTTCTGGAATGAAACAACTACATCTGTTTATCAGTACCTTGGTTTTCAAGTTCAAAAAATTTACCCTTTCCATGATAACTGGAACACTGCCTGCTTTGtcattctgcttttatttatatttacagtgGTATCTTTAGTGGTGCTGGCTTTCCTTTATGAAGTGCTTGACTGCTGCTGCtgtgtaaaaaacaaaactgtgaaagACTTGAAAAATGAACCGAACCCTCTTAGAAGTATGATGGACAACATCAGAAAACGTGAAACTGAAGTGGTCTAG